The sequence below is a genomic window from Flavobacterium lipolyticum.
GCTTTGGAATGCCAACGATGGTGGAGTTTGGAGCAATACAGCTAACGGAACAGGCCCATGGACTCCAAAGTCTGACGGTATAGCAGCCACCGAAATTTATCATGGTGCCATTGGCCAAGCGAATAGAAATCTACAATACATAGGAACACAGGATAATGGCGGATTTTACTATAATAATGGTGTCTTTTATAATGACAGAGGTGGTGACTATAGTTCGTATATGTGGTTTGATTATTCCGGTAATTTTTACTCTGAATCAGACGGAGGGAGACGTTCTTATCCTTCGGGTTCTGGTTCAAGTTTGAATCTGCCAGAAACTCCTTCGGGCGGGAAATTTATCTTCACTCCTGAAAATGCAGATATTGCTTACCACGCTAATGCCGGAAAAATTTATCGTTGCACTAATCTAACTTCAGCTTCTCCTTCCTGGACACTTATTTACACCGTACCGTCCGGTAACATAAAAGACCTCCAGGTAGATCCTGGTAATGCAGATCGTTTATATGCATTTACAGATTCTCCTGCATTATACAGATCAGACAATGCGAGGACTGATGCTGCATTTGTTCAGACAACACTTCCTGCTACATCAACTAAAGGCTCCGTCGCTCCCATACCTAATTCAGATATTCTATACTTAGGGCTTGGAAATACTATTTATCGCTCTGCAGATAAAGGAACAACATGGACAATTACAAAAGGATTTCCTGCAGCAAGCGTGCTAAAGGTGGTTGCTGATCATCAAAGTACGAATGAAGCTATATATGCTTCTTATGCTATGGGCGTTTATTATAAGGACAATACTAAACCCTCCTGGGTAAATTACTCTTCAGGCCTTCCTATAATCTGCAATATAAGAGATATGGATATCTATAATGACGGTATTTCTAAAGGTGCTTTGAATGTTTATTATTATGGAAGAGGGGTATGGCAAAGTGATTTGGTCCCTCCCCCAAGTAACATTATGGTAGCTATGACTGCGCCAGTCAACAATACAACATTTAGCAGTCCCGCTACTATCAATCTCACTGCAACCGCTTCTGTAAGTTCAGGAAATATTAGTAAAGTAGAATTCTATAATGGAACTACGTTACTAGGTACAAGCACCTCCTCCCCATATACTTATTCCTGGAATGGAGTATTGTCCGGAAAATATGATCTGACTGCTGTAGCTTATGATAATCTGGGAAACAAGAAAAGCTCTGCCTTAGTAACGGTTATGGTAACTTTTGTTTGTAATAAAGTCACAGGAACTCCCTTTGGCACTGCTCCCTATTACACCTATTCTACATATGATAAAGCATTTGACGGAGATATAAATACCGTTTTTGATGCTTCATCAGCCAGTTCAGGTTATACCGGATTAGATCTTGGAACAGCAAAAGTGGTTACCAATGTCAGATATTATCCAAGAACGTCACAAGCAATAAGGATGAAAGGTGGAAAATTTCAGGGTTCCAATACCTCTACTTCCGCTGGTTTCGTGGATCTGTACACCATCCCAATCCAGCCAAATTATGCCTGGCAGGACGTTAGTATACCCAACAGCACTGCCTACAGGTATTACAGGTATTTATCTCCGGCCAATGGTTATTGTGATGTTGCGGAGATTGAGTTCTGTGCTTTTAATGAGCATCCAACAGTAAACCTTACAGCACCACTCAATAATGAACTTTATGCTGCTAGTCCTGCGAATATAACGCTCACAGCAGCTGCCTCTGATACAGATGGATCAATTAGTAAAGTCGAATTTTATCAGGGTGCCACTTTGCTGGGTACTGCTACATCAAGTCCTTATTCGTTTAACTGGACGGGAGTTCCCGCCGGTACTTATCAACTTTATGCAAAAGCTTATGATAATACAAATACTACATCCGTTTCCTCTGATATTACCGTCACAGTAGGAAATCAAAACCCAACAGTTTCCATTATTTCACCTGACGATTATGCGGTCTTTACAAATCCTGCGAACATTAACATTTATGCAACAGCCTCTGACTCTGATGGCACTATCAGTAAAGTTGAGTTTTATAACGGCATCACTTTGTTAGGAATTTCAACAACCAGTCCATACCGTTACAGTTGGACAGATGCACCTACAGGAGCTTACACGCTCACCGCTAAGGCGTATGATAATCATGGCGGGATTACTGACTCTTCACCTATAACCGCTACCGTTACTTCCGCCTGTTCTTCTTTTTCAAGCAGCTCTTTTGGGACTTCTCCCTGGGTAGCAGGTTATGAATATGATAAAGCATTTGACGGAGATACAAATACAAATTTTAGTGCTAGTTCAGCCAGTTCAGGATATACCGGATTAGATTTCGGAACAGCAAAAGTGGTTAAAACAATACGTTTCTATCCAAGGAAATCTTATGAAAACAGAATGAGAGGAGGAAAATTCCAGGGGAGCAATGTCGCTGATTTTAGTAGTGGAGTAGTGGATCTGTACACCATTCCCTCTACTCCAATTCTGACATGGAATGAGGTTGCGATTTCCAATGGTACTGCTTTCAGATATGTGAGATATTTATCTCCGGCCAATGGTTATTGTGATGTAGCGGAAATTGAATTTTGCAGGTTAGACAATGCACCAAAAATAAGCATTACTGCTCCGGCTAATGCTGCTACTTATGTTGCTCCGGCCACCATTAATATTGCTGCCAACGTAGATGGTTCTGTAAGTAAAGTGGAATTTTATATCGGGGTCTCTTTAATCGGTACATCCACTAACAGCCCGTACAATTATAACTGGGCAGGAGTAAGTGGCGGAACTTACAATCTGATAGCAAAGGCTTACGACTATAGCGGAATGGTTATTTCTTCTGCTCCTGTGAATTTTACTGTCATCAATAATATTGCTCCAACAGTGCGCATTACCAGTCCGGCCGACAATGCCATTTATAATGCTCCAGCCTCTTTCGATATTTCAGCCACAGCTAACGATACCGACGGAAAAATAGACAAAGTCGAATTCTACAATGGAACTACCCTGTTAGGAACCGTTAATGCAAGTCCGTATACTTTCAAGTGGAACAGTGTAGCTGCCGGAAAGTACACCTTAACTGCCAAAGCTTACGATAATAATGGAATTGCTACCTCTTCTTCAGAAGTTTCAGTCAAAGTGAACCAACTACCAACAGTAAACATTACCACTCCGACCGACAATACTATTTATACTGCTCCAGCCACTTTCGATATATCAGCCACAGCTAACGATACCGATGGAAGCATAGACAAAGTAGAATTCTACAATGGCTCTACACTGTTAGGAATCGTTAATGCAAGTCCGTATACTTTCAATTGCAAAAACTTAACTACCGGAACGTACACCTTAACTGCCAAAGCTTACGATAATCATGGAGCTGTTACTACCTCTTCAATAGTTTCAGTCAGAGTGAACCACCCCCCTACAGTACGCATTACCACTCCGGCTGACAATGCCATTTATGTTGCTCCTGTCACTTTCGACATATCCGCCACAGCTAAAGATACCGACGGAAGCATAAATAAAGTAGAATTCTTTAATGGTACTACACTATTAGGAACAGTTAATACAAGTCCGTATACTTTCAATTGGAAAAACGTAGCTGCCGGAACGTACACGTTAACGGCCAAAGCTTACGATAATGACGGCGATGTTACCATTTCTTCTGCAATTGCAATTACAGTAAATACACCAGTCAATCAATCACCTTCGGCAGCCATTACTGCTCCCGCTAATAATACTGTATTTACTGCCCCTGCAAGTATTACAATCGACGCTGTAGCAGCCGATTCTGATGGTACAATTTCTAAAGTAGAATTCTATAATGAAACAACTTTATTATCGACTTCAACAACCAGTCCTTATACATACAATTGGAAAAATGTGCCTGCGGGAGCTTATGCCATAACAGTAAAATCATATGATAATACAAATGCAACAGCAACATCAGCCGTGGTAAACCTAGTCGTTAATAATAATCAAGCTCCGACAGTAAATATTATTGCTCCCTTTAACAATACTACATTCATTACTCCTGCAAGTATTACAATCGATGCTGTAGCAACCGATTCTGACGGAACAATTTCTAAAGTAGAATTCTATAACGGAGCAACCTTACTATCGACTTCAACAACCAGTCCGTATAGATACAATTGGGAAAAGGTACCAGCGGGAACTTATCAGATAACAGCAAAATCATATGATAATAGAAATGCAACAGCAACATCTTCTGTCGTCAACATAGTTGTTGCTAATAATCAGGCTCCGACAGTAAGCATTACAGCTCCCGTAAATACTACTATATTCATTGCTCCTGCAAGTATTACAATCAATGCCGCAGCAGCCGATTCTGACGGAACAATTTCTAAAGTAGAATTCTATAACGGAGCAACCTTACTATCGACTTCAACAAGCAGTCCCTATACATACAATTGGGAAAAAGTGCCTGCAGGAACTTATCAGATAACAGCAAAAGCTACAGACAATACCGGAAATGTGACCAGCTCGGCTCCTGTAATTATTGTTGTAAAAACCAACCCAATTATCAGTATGATTTCTTCTTCCGAAAATAATCAGGCGGTAGCTAATGGGAAGGATCTTTTATTCACTTTCAATGTTACTGATCCTGATGCTGTATTATCATACATTATCATTAAAGACAATGGGGAAATAATTTCTACAATCAACAAATATCCTTATTTAGCTGTTCTAACTAACATAAGTCCGGGAGACCACTATTTCACAGCAACCGCCGTTCTCAAAAACGGTACCGAATACACCTTTGCAAATTTAAATATAGTGAGCAAAAATTGCAGAAGTATGGCATGGAATACTTCAACAGATTATTTAATTGGAGATCAGGTAATCTATCAAAACATTATCTACAGGGCTTTGGCAATTAACAAAAACAAACGACCTGATCAAGATCAATCCACTTGGTCTAAGATGGGGATTTGTGAAAATCTGGCAATTGAGAATCCTCCTGTTGTTAAACCTAAATACATCTTATATCCAAATCCATGCACCACACATTTCAATATCAAATTTATGGATTGTACCGGAAAGAGTTTTTACTATAGCATAATGGATGTAAACGGCAGGCTCGTGAGAGAACAAAAAAGTGAGAGTATCGACAATGCTATGTTTGAGAAAGAGGTAAACATTCAGGGATTATCTTCAGGAACTTACATTGTACGCATTCACTTAGATGAAAGAATATATAGTGAAAAAATAATTATCATAGAAAAGCCTTCTATATATAAGAAAAAGAAATAATGTTTTTTACTATCCTTTTATGTTACACAGAAAACAATAATTACCATTCATAGATTTTAGGAGTTGTGTAATCCTAACGCTTTATAATAGAATATCAACAACTTTTCTATTCGAGAGAAAATTTTAAACTAATTTATTATTACATGAAAAAAGCCCCCTTTTTAATAGCATTCTTTGGTGTTATTACAGCTTACTCACAACAAATTGCCGACACTACAGAGCCGAAAAAATTAAAAGAAATACATATCATTACAGAACGTTACTCCAAGTCGACGCAGGATATTAAACACATTTCGCAAAAGGAGATAGAGTTTCAAAAAAACCAAAACACTGCCGATTTACTAACCAACACAGGTACAGTAGCTGTTCAGAAATCGCAACAAGGAGGAGGAAGTCCCGTATTAAGAGGTTTTGAAGCCAATAAGATCCTGCTTCTGATAGATGGAATTAGAATGAACAACCTTATTTACAGAGCCGGACACTTACAGAATATAATTACGGTTGATGAAAACTCGTTGGAACAGATTGATGTTCTTTTTGGACCTTCATCAACTATTTTTGGGAGCGATGCGTTGGGTGGTGCCATCAATATGAGAACCAAAAACCCCATGTTTCTGTCCCAAACGGATAACAAAGTGTTTTCAGGAAATGCAATGGTAAGATACAACAGTGCCAATAAGGGATCAACACAGTATTTTGATCTTAATTTTGCAGGTAAAAGATGGAGCTCTCTATCCTCTTTCTCGTATAATGATTACGGCGATTTGAGAATGGGAAGTAATCCTAAAGGAAAGAATGAATCTTTTGGCGAGCGTCCTCAATATGTTGAAACTTCAAACAATGTAGACTATTTGGTACAGAACAAGAATCCGCTCATACAGAAGTTTTCCGGATATAAGCAATACAATGCCATGCAAAAGATATTTTTTCGACAGGATGAATATACGCAGCACAGCTTAAATCTACAATATTCGTCTTCTTCAGATGTGCCAAGATATGACCGTCTTACCGATCCATCAGGTTCGGGGCTGAAATATGCTGTTTGGAATTATGGCCCACAAAAAAGATTTCTTTCGGCTTATAAATTTTCGAAACAAAAGGCCTTGTTCGAAAGTGATATGAATCTTGGAGTGAGTTATCAAAACATTGAAGAAAGCAGAATCTCCAGAAAATTTAACGATAACAAAACTAAAAGTCAGGTCGAAAAAGTAAATGTATTTGCTTTTAACGCAGATTTCAGAAAGAAACTAGACAAGGGTGATTTTCTTTACGGAACCGAATTTTTTTATGATAATCTCAATTCGACTGCTAACAGTTCAAACCGCATCACTGGCATGGTGTCTCCAACAGACACTCGTTACCCAAACGGCATAAATCATACCTTTAGAGCAGATGTTTTTGCAACTTATAATGAAAAAATAAACGAAACTACTTTCTATAATTTGGGCATTCGTACAGGTTACTCTTCCTTAAAAAGCACTATTGCCGATAATTCATTTTTCAAACTTCCTTATGACATGATCGAGCAGCATAACTTCACTTATAGCGGTACTGTCGGAATTGCAAAGAATATTAAGAGTACTAAATTGGTTTTCAATTTGGCTTCGGGTTACAGAGTTCCAAATGTGGATGATTTAGGAAAACTTTTCGAATCAGTGCCTGGAACCTTGATTGTACCCAATCCGAATATTGCTCCTGAAAAATCAGTAACAACCGATTTTACTGTAGCATTTGGGCAGGGAAAGAGAATTCAGTTTGACAATACGGTTTATTGTACCCGCCTTTTTGATGCCATTGTTACCGATCATTTTTTGTATAATGGACAAAATTCTGTCCTTTACGAAGGAGTGCAAAGCGAGGTGTTTGCCATGCAAAACAAAGGAAATGCTTATGTAGGCGGTTTTTCTTCCACCCTGAAAATGGTTATCACAAAACCACTGAGAATTTATGGTATGGTAACGTTTACCAAAGGAGAAATAATGGATCGTGCGGGGAATACTCCATTAGATCATATCGCTCCAATCTACGGAAAAGCAGGATTGAAATATGAAAATAAAATAATGCTTCTGGATTTCTATACATTGTTTAATGGCAAGAAAGATATTAGTGATTATTCTTCAAATGGTGAGGACAACCAAAAATATGCTCCTAAAGGAGGTACGCCGGCATGGCAAACCATCAATTTTAAAACAACCTTTAATGTCAATAAGAATCTGTCGGTTTATGCCGGAATTGAAAATATTTTAGACCTACAGTACCGCGTTTTTGCATCGGGTATCAATGCATCGGGTAGAAATCTATCTGTAGCAGCAAAATACCACTTCTAATATAAAATTCCCATTTCTGTTTTTACAAATCTAAACTCCTTTCATCGCAATAAAAGGATTGCATAATTTAAAAAAAAGCGATGTGATGTAAAAACACAAAAAAGCAATTTGTTATTTCCTTGAATAAAAAGACATCTATTCCTATAAATAAAACACGGGTAGTTGTTTTCTTAGACAACTGATCTTTTTGTAAAAGTAAATGGCTAAGTAGTTTTAATACTTAGCCATCTATGAACAGCTTATGCCATTTGCTTTTTTCTAATAAACAACTGTTTAAAATTTATAATTGAGACCGGCACTAATAATTCCTCTATATCCAAATCCTGCTTCCACAAATCCCCCAAATTTTTTACCTACGCGAAGGCCTGCAGGATTAACCTGAAAAGCAAAATCAGTAGTATTATCTTTAACGGCTGCTTTTCCCGTTTCTGCATTGGTATAGTTGTCCACAATAACACCTGCAGCAGCGGAACCGTAAAAATCCAACCACTCTGTTTTTATGTAACTAAACGATATTGTTGGCATTGCCATAAAATAGCGATTGGTTCTCGTAGCAATAGGTTTGTAATTTTTGTCGCTTTGTTTGGTTTGTTCCTGTTGAAAAGCGACATCACCACCTACTCTTATTCGTTCAGTGATCTGATATCGATATCCCAAACCAAAATTTCCGGAAGAGGTCGTCTCAGAATTTAATTTTTGCCCCAAAATTGCAGAAGATAATGCATTTGAAAAACCATCTGCAAAGGACACTGGTATACCATCGCTATAGGTTAGATTTATTTCATGCTTACTGATTTCTTGTGCTTTTACTACGGTTGTACCGAATGTTAAAAAAATTGCGCATACAATAATCGACTTTTTCATCTGTTTTAATTACTTTATAGTTAATAAATTTAAATTTGTGGCAAGAATATCTTATACTGCCTTATTACTAATACGCTAAAAATTAAAATACCCCTATACGCTGCAATAAAATTTTAAAATACCACTACTTTTTTATGATATGAATGAGGACCTAAAGCATTTTAAACAATTGTTCAGCGAGCTTTATCAGCCCTTATGCAATCATGCTTATAAATATCTTCAGGACAGGGACGAAAGCGAAGATGTAGTACAGGAACTGATGATTAAAATATGGGAAACCCGCAAGGATTTACTTTCTGAAAAGAGCCTCAAATATTACCTGTATATAGCTGTTAAGAACCGGTGTATATCCATTTTGAGAAAAAAAATCTATATGCTTGACATTGACGAAATGTCTACCGATATTGCCGAAGAAATTCCCGAAACGAAACCCTTACCAGATACGAACCAGCTTATAGAAGATGCATTTAATGGAATTTCACCAAAATGTCTTGAAATTTTCAAACTGAGTCGTATTGAAAAATTAAGCTATAAACAAATTGCAGAGAAATTAGAAATATCCATAAAAACAGTAGAAAATCAGATGGGCAAAGCCATCCGACATATACGGGAGTTTGTCAAACAGCATCCCAACTTAATTCTTTTCTTTAAAATATGGTATTTTAGTTATTATATAGTGGGGGTTTTAAAAGAATTTGTGTTTTATTTAAAAGAGGTATAACCATGGACAACCAAGATATCAATGTATTATTAGCAAAGCATTTTTCAGGAGAAACTACACCTGAGGAAGAAGCTGTATTACTGAATTGGATAAAAAACAATCCTGATGAATATATCTCGCTTAAGATTTTTTTTGCAGAAAGTCAGCCATTAGACTCTCCTCAGTTATTTGAAACCGCTAATGCCTGGAACCGTATAGCTCCAAATTTATCATCCACGAAGCCAACCGTATTTCAGTTGTACAAAAAATACCTATACGCAACAGCCGTTGCAGCCGTTTTTATTTTAATAAGCACGTTCGCTTTCTTGTATGCAAATGCCGAGATAACCGTTCAAACCGCTAACGGACAGGTAAAAAGTATCGAATTGAGTGATGGTTCTTTAGTTACGCTGAATGATAACTCAAGTATTACTTATAGAAGATTCCTATGGAACAACCGTACTGTCAGCTTAAATGGGGAAGCTTTTTTTGAAGTAAAACACGACGAGAGCAAGCCTTTTTCTGTAAATACGAGCACACTAGCCGTAAAAGTTTTAGGAACCTCTTTTGTTGTAACAACAACAGAAAAGGAGAAATCGGTAGCAGTGATTACAGGAAAAGTTAAGGTTACCGCCACTCCTACTAACCAAACAGTGGTTTTGGAGAAAAAACAGGCAGCTCATTATACCTCCAACAGATTAATTAAAAGTGACACAGCCGACAAAAACTTACTCTCCTGGAAAACAAAGTCTCTTTCTTTCGAAAATACTCCGCTTCAAAAAGCCTTTGAGGATATTGAAAATTGCTATCATATTAAAATACAGGTGGACGGAAAAATCTCTGATTCCTGTACTGTCACTACAAATTTCAAGAACGAATCCATAAAAGAAATATTGGAAGAATTCCGTTTATTGTTTGGGCTTAGTTATACCCAAAAAGGCAATACTGTTTGGGTGAAAAACATATCCTGTGAAAAGTAATTCTTTCATAAATCACTGGTTAATCATTACATGCTATTCTGTACTTTTCTTTTGTGCCGGATCTGTACAAGCACAAAAAACAAGCTTGCTGAAAAAAAAGATCACTATTCAAATAGAAAATGA
It includes:
- a CDS encoding Ig-like domain-containing protein gives rise to the protein MRTNLPIPVLLVCFLFFNLTNAQTPTPNWKNIGPIPFPQKTIGQVHGIGRCSQIKFHATDPNKMYAVSASGGLYQSNDKGLNWKSIGTDQVVKAQSASIAVDPTNDQVMYWGTGDANYSYNGLGVYKTINGGATWAVSNTGMGNRLVIHMLFLPTDNNTIIAATNNGIYKSTDAGANWTLKSVPNIEVEDICFKPGTNGQIIYATDPKHLYRSLDAGDSWTEITSPAFVFGASGTRVSVSQVDPNIVYVANIGANTIVEIYRSTDGGNTFTSMRSTTEYLAGYSASAGGQGDYNFDIEVNPANSNELYVCAHAIWRSTDAGVTWVKQQPSWVYDLHTDQHHILFDPYVSGQLWNANDGGVWSNTANGTGPWTPKSDGIAATEIYHGAIGQANRNLQYIGTQDNGGFYYNNGVFYNDRGGDYSSYMWFDYSGNFYSESDGGRRSYPSGSGSSLNLPETPSGGKFIFTPENADIAYHANAGKIYRCTNLTSASPSWTLIYTVPSGNIKDLQVDPGNADRLYAFTDSPALYRSDNARTDAAFVQTTLPATSTKGSVAPIPNSDILYLGLGNTIYRSADKGTTWTITKGFPAASVLKVVADHQSTNEAIYASYAMGVYYKDNTKPSWVNYSSGLPIICNIRDMDIYNDGISKGALNVYYYGRGVWQSDLVPPPSNIMVAMTAPVNNTTFSSPATINLTATASVSSGNISKVEFYNGTTLLGTSTSSPYTYSWNGVLSGKYDLTAVAYDNLGNKKSSALVTVMVTFVCNKVTGTPFGTAPYYTYSTYDKAFDGDINTVFDASSASSGYTGLDLGTAKVVTNVRYYPRTSQAIRMKGGKFQGSNTSTSAGFVDLYTIPIQPNYAWQDVSIPNSTAYRYYRYLSPANGYCDVAEIEFCAFNEHPTVNLTAPLNNELYAASPANITLTAAASDTDGSISKVEFYQGATLLGTATSSPYSFNWTGVPAGTYQLYAKAYDNTNTTSVSSDITVTVGNQNPTVSIISPDDYAVFTNPANINIYATASDSDGTISKVEFYNGITLLGISTTSPYRYSWTDAPTGAYTLTAKAYDNHGGITDSSPITATVTSACSSFSSSSFGTSPWVAGYEYDKAFDGDTNTNFSASSASSGYTGLDFGTAKVVKTIRFYPRKSYENRMRGGKFQGSNVADFSSGVVDLYTIPSTPILTWNEVAISNGTAFRYVRYLSPANGYCDVAEIEFCRLDNAPKISITAPANAATYVAPATINIAANVDGSVSKVEFYIGVSLIGTSTNSPYNYNWAGVSGGTYNLIAKAYDYSGMVISSAPVNFTVINNIAPTVRITSPADNAIYNAPASFDISATANDTDGKIDKVEFYNGTTLLGTVNASPYTFKWNSVAAGKYTLTAKAYDNNGIATSSSEVSVKVNQLPTVNITTPTDNTIYTAPATFDISATANDTDGSIDKVEFYNGSTLLGIVNASPYTFNCKNLTTGTYTLTAKAYDNHGAVTTSSIVSVRVNHPPTVRITTPADNAIYVAPVTFDISATAKDTDGSINKVEFFNGTTLLGTVNTSPYTFNWKNVAAGTYTLTAKAYDNDGDVTISSAIAITVNTPVNQSPSAAITAPANNTVFTAPASITIDAVAADSDGTISKVEFYNETTLLSTSTTSPYTYNWKNVPAGAYAITVKSYDNTNATATSAVVNLVVNNNQAPTVNIIAPFNNTTFITPASITIDAVATDSDGTISKVEFYNGATLLSTSTTSPYRYNWEKVPAGTYQITAKSYDNRNATATSSVVNIVVANNQAPTVSITAPVNTTIFIAPASITINAAAADSDGTISKVEFYNGATLLSTSTSSPYTYNWEKVPAGTYQITAKATDNTGNVTSSAPVIIVVKTNPIISMISSSENNQAVANGKDLLFTFNVTDPDAVLSYIIIKDNGEIISTINKYPYLAVLTNISPGDHYFTATAVLKNGTEYTFANLNIVSKNCRSMAWNTSTDYLIGDQVIYQNIIYRALAINKNKRPDQDQSTWSKMGICENLAIENPPVVKPKYILYPNPCTTHFNIKFMDCTGKSFYYSIMDVNGRLVREQKSESIDNAMFEKEVNIQGLSSGTYIVRIHLDERIYSEKIIIIEKPSIYKKKK
- a CDS encoding TonB-dependent receptor plug domain-containing protein, with product MKKAPFLIAFFGVITAYSQQIADTTEPKKLKEIHIITERYSKSTQDIKHISQKEIEFQKNQNTADLLTNTGTVAVQKSQQGGGSPVLRGFEANKILLLIDGIRMNNLIYRAGHLQNIITVDENSLEQIDVLFGPSSTIFGSDALGGAINMRTKNPMFLSQTDNKVFSGNAMVRYNSANKGSTQYFDLNFAGKRWSSLSSFSYNDYGDLRMGSNPKGKNESFGERPQYVETSNNVDYLVQNKNPLIQKFSGYKQYNAMQKIFFRQDEYTQHSLNLQYSSSSDVPRYDRLTDPSGSGLKYAVWNYGPQKRFLSAYKFSKQKALFESDMNLGVSYQNIEESRISRKFNDNKTKSQVEKVNVFAFNADFRKKLDKGDFLYGTEFFYDNLNSTANSSNRITGMVSPTDTRYPNGINHTFRADVFATYNEKINETTFYNLGIRTGYSSLKSTIADNSFFKLPYDMIEQHNFTYSGTVGIAKNIKSTKLVFNLASGYRVPNVDDLGKLFESVPGTLIVPNPNIAPEKSVTTDFTVAFGQGKRIQFDNTVYCTRLFDAIVTDHFLYNGQNSVLYEGVQSEVFAMQNKGNAYVGGFSSTLKMVITKPLRIYGMVTFTKGEIMDRAGNTPLDHIAPIYGKAGLKYENKIMLLDFYTLFNGKKDISDYSSNGEDNQKYAPKGGTPAWQTINFKTTFNVNKNLSVYAGIENILDLQYRVFASGINASGRNLSVAAKYHF
- a CDS encoding outer membrane beta-barrel protein, which encodes MKKSIIVCAIFLTFGTTVVKAQEISKHEINLTYSDGIPVSFADGFSNALSSAILGQKLNSETTSSGNFGLGYRYQITERIRVGGDVAFQQEQTKQSDKNYKPIATRTNRYFMAMPTISFSYIKTEWLDFYGSAAAGVIVDNYTNAETGKAAVKDNTTDFAFQVNPAGLRVGKKFGGFVEAGFGYRGIISAGLNYKF
- a CDS encoding RNA polymerase sigma-70 factor; this encodes MNEDLKHFKQLFSELYQPLCNHAYKYLQDRDESEDVVQELMIKIWETRKDLLSEKSLKYYLYIAVKNRCISILRKKIYMLDIDEMSTDIAEEIPETKPLPDTNQLIEDAFNGISPKCLEIFKLSRIEKLSYKQIAEKLEISIKTVENQMGKAIRHIREFVKQHPNLILFFKIWYFSYYIVGVLKEFVFYLKEV
- a CDS encoding FecR family protein, whose amino-acid sequence is MDNQDINVLLAKHFSGETTPEEEAVLLNWIKNNPDEYISLKIFFAESQPLDSPQLFETANAWNRIAPNLSSTKPTVFQLYKKYLYATAVAAVFILISTFAFLYANAEITVQTANGQVKSIELSDGSLVTLNDNSSITYRRFLWNNRTVSLNGEAFFEVKHDESKPFSVNTSTLAVKVLGTSFVVTTTEKEKSVAVITGKVKVTATPTNQTVVLEKKQAAHYTSNRLIKSDTADKNLLSWKTKSLSFENTPLQKAFEDIENCYHIKIQVDGKISDSCTVTTNFKNESIKEILEEFRLLFGLSYTQKGNTVWVKNISCEK